The Spirosoma foliorum genome has a window encoding:
- a CDS encoding PAS domain S-box protein, with product MVFPPNEHKRLEALHRYQILDTLPDKAFDRLTELASLICETPMSLVTLLDKERQWFKSQIGIDGSETSRDVSFCQHAILDTTILEIEDATTDVRFKENPFVTAEPNIRFYAGYPLTDPDGYALGSLCVLDQTPRKLTDSQQKALTILGEMATSLIVEHRQKQELAYFENLFTLSNDLIFVAGIDGYLKKINPAFQQLLGWDERYLLSTSFFELVHPDDRLATEQEISQLAAGNTAINFTHRFRCKDDTYRYLQWVATPESATGYLFAVARDVTAEKQKEVKLYQSENRFRSFFENSQGLMCIHDLEGKILSVNAAGAQALGYEPEELIGRRLQNIVPEEQHPGFEVYLETIRKTGKASGLMHTLHKDGSLHIWLFANILEHELNGEAYVIGNAIDITRRHQLELDLKWTKQMLEQTNKVARIGTWEADFTQETMYWSAVTKAIHEVPDEFEPMLNSGETFFRGKNHEQIVKAVDQALAEGTPFDIELQIVTATNREVWVRVVGQPECGEAGCTRLYGTFQDIHEKKEAERALLNEKLRLAAFVEHAPAAVAMFDQTMSYLAVSNRWKEDYKLKTSVIGLSHYDVFPTLSEDWKVTFSRCLNGAIEKSDEYVWRPKWSDHDRYLCWEIRPWYQYDGSIGGIMMFTQDITESYLQREELKKAKQQAEQGSVAKSEFLANMSHEIRTPLNGVIGFTDLLLKTSLNETQHQYLSIVDQSANALLSIINDILDFSKIEAGKLELAAEKVDVYEISSQAADIITYQAQNKGLEMLLNLPANLPRFIYIDSVRLKQILVNLLGNAVKFTQKGEIELKIKPLTDPTQEYVTLRFEVRDTGIGIKPDMQERIFDAFSQEDASTTKKYGGTGLGLTISNKLLGLMGSRLELVSTLNEGSCFSFDVRLKTEVGEAINWLDINQIKNVLIVDDNENNRLILRQMFLLRQISVDEASNGFEALQLLAKQKQYDVILMDYHMPYMDGLETIEKIRANFSSPTEQQAIILLHSSSDDERLIKASESLAINQRLVKPVKMTDLFRALSHLGQQTSKPAFQEVQQSVQIAQQAVKLLLVEDNKINQLLAKTFVNKLIPNAQIIEAINGQEAVDNYIEHQPDLILMDIQMPVMNGYEATQRIRALEQDRHIPIIALTAGTVKGEREKCLAAGMDDFITKPIVEKSMASLFQKWLETQSIDTPEAIDVDDPDAHFDPQLLKTISGEDLDLLEKLMEAAEDELTSSLANLLRQVEIRNLAGLKSAGHKMNGTALSAGMPSLAQLAYKLEHLEQFEETQVRTLLERTQSEIKLVTSLMSDVLKAV from the coding sequence ATGGTTTTCCCCCCTAATGAACATAAGCGATTAGAAGCATTACATCGATACCAAATTCTGGACACGCTACCCGACAAAGCATTCGATAGATTAACTGAATTAGCATCGTTGATTTGTGAAACCCCAATGTCGCTTGTAACCTTACTAGATAAGGAACGACAATGGTTCAAATCGCAAATAGGTATCGATGGATCAGAAACCAGCCGGGACGTTTCTTTTTGCCAGCACGCTATTCTGGATACGACCATTCTTGAGATAGAAGATGCGACAACAGATGTTCGTTTTAAAGAAAATCCGTTTGTTACAGCAGAACCCAACATTCGGTTTTATGCGGGCTATCCGCTAACTGATCCAGATGGCTATGCCTTAGGTTCCTTGTGCGTATTGGATCAAACACCCAGAAAGCTCACCGACAGTCAGCAAAAAGCATTGACAATACTGGGCGAAATGGCCACATCGCTCATTGTCGAACACCGCCAGAAACAGGAACTGGCTTATTTTGAAAATCTTTTTACACTATCCAATGATTTAATTTTTGTAGCTGGCATTGATGGATACCTCAAGAAAATAAATCCAGCCTTTCAGCAGCTACTGGGCTGGGACGAGCGCTATTTACTGTCAACCTCATTTTTCGAGTTAGTTCATCCCGACGATCGGCTGGCAACAGAACAGGAAATTAGTCAGTTAGCGGCAGGTAATACAGCCATCAACTTTACCCATCGCTTCCGATGTAAGGATGACACCTACCGCTATCTGCAATGGGTGGCGACACCTGAATCGGCTACGGGCTATCTGTTTGCAGTGGCTCGGGATGTGACCGCCGAAAAACAAAAAGAGGTTAAACTCTATCAATCGGAGAACAGGTTCCGCTCATTCTTCGAAAACTCGCAGGGTCTTATGTGTATCCACGACCTGGAGGGTAAAATACTGAGTGTCAATGCCGCGGGGGCGCAAGCGCTGGGTTATGAACCCGAAGAACTAATTGGGCGCCGTTTGCAGAATATCGTTCCAGAAGAGCAGCATCCTGGTTTTGAGGTGTATTTAGAAACCATTCGTAAAACCGGCAAGGCTAGCGGGCTTATGCATACGTTGCATAAAGATGGCTCGCTACATATCTGGCTCTTTGCGAATATTCTGGAGCATGAGTTAAATGGAGAAGCCTACGTTATTGGAAACGCCATCGACATTACCCGACGGCACCAGTTAGAACTTGATTTGAAATGGACCAAACAAATGCTCGAGCAAACCAATAAGGTGGCTCGCATTGGGACTTGGGAAGCCGACTTTACACAAGAAACCATGTATTGGTCGGCCGTTACCAAAGCCATTCATGAAGTCCCCGACGAGTTTGAGCCCATGCTCAACTCGGGTGAAACATTCTTCCGGGGCAAAAACCACGAGCAAATTGTTAAAGCTGTTGACCAAGCCCTTGCCGAAGGCACTCCATTTGATATAGAACTGCAGATTGTTACCGCAACCAATCGGGAAGTTTGGGTTCGCGTAGTAGGACAGCCCGAATGTGGCGAAGCAGGATGCACTCGTTTGTACGGTACGTTCCAGGATATTCACGAAAAGAAAGAAGCCGAGCGGGCATTGCTCAACGAAAAATTACGACTCGCAGCCTTCGTTGAGCATGCTCCGGCAGCCGTAGCCATGTTCGATCAGACCATGTCGTATCTGGCGGTCAGTAATCGGTGGAAGGAGGATTACAAACTCAAAACAAGTGTCATTGGCTTATCCCACTACGACGTATTTCCGACGCTTTCCGAAGACTGGAAGGTGACCTTCAGCCGATGTCTAAACGGAGCCATCGAGAAAAGTGATGAGTATGTATGGCGTCCTAAATGGAGCGATCATGATCGTTATTTATGTTGGGAAATTAGGCCCTGGTACCAGTATGACGGTTCCATTGGGGGCATCATGATGTTTACCCAGGACATTACTGAATCTTATCTACAACGGGAAGAACTGAAGAAGGCAAAGCAACAGGCCGAGCAGGGCAGTGTCGCCAAATCGGAATTTCTGGCGAATATGAGCCATGAAATCCGAACTCCCTTGAATGGGGTCATTGGTTTTACGGATCTGCTGCTCAAAACCTCGCTAAACGAAACCCAGCACCAATACCTGTCCATTGTCGATCAATCGGCGAATGCCTTATTAAGTATCATCAATGATATCCTGGACTTCTCGAAAATTGAAGCGGGCAAGCTGGAACTGGCCGCCGAAAAGGTAGATGTCTACGAAATCAGTAGTCAGGCTGCCGATATTATTACGTATCAGGCTCAGAATAAAGGGCTTGAAATGCTGCTCAATTTACCTGCCAATTTGCCACGCTTTATTTACATCGATTCGGTACGTTTAAAGCAAATTCTGGTAAACCTGCTGGGCAACGCGGTCAAGTTCACGCAGAAAGGAGAAATAGAGCTAAAAATCAAGCCATTAACGGACCCTACTCAGGAGTACGTCACGCTACGGTTTGAGGTACGTGATACCGGCATTGGTATAAAACCCGACATGCAGGAACGCATTTTTGATGCCTTCTCGCAGGAAGATGCTTCCACCACCAAAAAATACGGCGGAACCGGATTGGGCTTAACGATCTCGAATAAACTGCTCGGTCTGATGGGAAGCCGTCTGGAGTTAGTTAGCACGCTGAACGAAGGCAGCTGTTTTTCGTTCGATGTCCGCCTGAAAACCGAAGTTGGTGAAGCAATTAATTGGTTGGATATAAACCAGATAAAGAACGTTCTGATTGTTGACGACAATGAAAACAACCGTCTGATTCTGCGCCAGATGTTTTTGCTGCGCCAGATCAGCGTTGATGAAGCCAGCAATGGTTTCGAAGCGCTACAGTTGTTGGCCAAACAGAAACAATACGATGTGATTCTGATGGACTATCACATGCCGTACATGGATGGTCTGGAAACCATTGAGAAAATCCGTGCGAATTTCTCGTCGCCAACCGAACAACAGGCAATCATCCTTCTGCATAGTTCTTCCGATGACGAACGCTTGATTAAAGCGAGTGAGTCATTGGCCATCAACCAGCGATTGGTAAAACCGGTTAAAATGACCGACTTGTTCCGGGCGCTATCACACCTGGGTCAGCAAACCAGCAAACCCGCGTTTCAGGAAGTTCAGCAGTCTGTTCAGATTGCCCAACAAGCAGTTAAACTATTGCTGGTTGAAGACAATAAGATCAATCAGTTACTGGCTAAAACCTTTGTAAACAAGCTTATACCCAATGCGCAAATCATAGAGGCCATTAATGGGCAGGAAGCGGTAGACAATTACATAGAGCACCAACCCGACCTGATTTTGATGGATATTCAAATGCCCGTGATGAACGGATACGAAGCCACGCAACGTATTCGAGCTTTAGAACAGGATCGGCATATCCCAATTATTGCGCTCACGGCTGGTACGGTAAAAGGCGAACGGGAAAAGTGTCTGGCCGCCGGTATGGATGATTTTATAACGAAACCTATCGTCGAAAAATCAATGGCTTCGCTCTTCCAGAAGTGGCTGGAAACGCAATCTATAGATACACCTGAGGCTATTGACGTCGACGATCCTGATGCTCATTTCGACCCTCAACTCTTAAAAACCATATCGGGCGAAGACCTAGACCTTCTGGAGAAGCTCATGGAAGCTGCTGAAGATGAACTAACTAGTTCACTAGCCAATCTTTTGCGTCAAGTAGAAATCCGAAATCTAGCGGGCTTGAAGTCGGCGGGCCACAAGATGAACGGAACCGCGCTCAGTGCTGGTATGCCGAGTCTGGCTCAGTTGGCCTACAAACTGGAGCATTTAGAGCAATTTGAAGAAACCCAGGTTCGTACTTTGCTGGAACGCACACAATCGGAGATTAAGCTCGTCACGTCGTTGATGAGCGATGTTTTAAAAGCGGTTTGA